The following proteins are co-located in the Pseudomonas fluorescens genome:
- a CDS encoding TetR/AcrR family transcriptional regulator, translating to MSSDESPAPRRRLAREDRLRQLLDVAWQLVSDEGTEALTLGRLAELAGVTKPVVYDHFVTRAGLLAALYEDFDRRQNQVLADALDASAATLADRAWVIASSYVDCVLLQGREIPGVIAALSSSPELETLKRKYEAIFLDKCRDALAPFAAGATVSQAAMRAMLGAAEALSHAAASGEISREEAQQELLATILAMVNRARA from the coding sequence ATGTCAAGCGATGAATCCCCTGCCCCTCGTCGACGCCTTGCACGCGAAGATCGCCTTCGCCAATTGCTGGACGTGGCCTGGCAACTGGTCAGCGATGAAGGCACCGAAGCCCTGACCCTTGGCCGCCTGGCGGAACTGGCGGGCGTGACTAAACCGGTGGTCTATGACCATTTCGTCACCCGCGCCGGGTTGCTGGCGGCGCTTTACGAGGACTTCGACAGGCGCCAGAACCAGGTGCTGGCCGATGCCCTGGACGCCAGCGCCGCAACATTGGCGGACCGGGCGTGGGTGATTGCCTCGTCCTATGTCGATTGCGTGTTATTGCAAGGCCGGGAAATCCCCGGCGTGATTGCCGCCTTGAGCAGCTCGCCGGAGCTGGAAACCCTCAAGCGCAAATACGAGGCGATCTTCCTCGATAAATGCCGGGACGCCCTGGCGCCGTTTGCAGCCGGCGCCACTGTTTCCCAGGCGGCCATGCGCGCCATGCTCGGCGCGGCGGAGGCCTTGTCCCATGCGGCGGCCAGTGGCGAGATCAGCCGCGAAGAGGCGCAGCAGGAGTTGCTGGCGACGATTCTGGCGATGGTCAACCGGGCGCGCGCTTGA